A single genomic interval of Electrophorus electricus isolate fEleEle1 chromosome 2, fEleEle1.pri, whole genome shotgun sequence harbors:
- the klf13 gene encoding Krueppel-like factor 13, whose amino-acid sequence MEHFAAECLVSMSSRAIVHGPKGNRDIKPEAATAPRSGEETKEPLVKDNSSLFVVARILADFNQQTPTNFADQAKIKEESMPPTLTRDDGNSATPTTISVDSALKQRGKRLRGRIEQESPQKKHKCNYSGCEKVYGKSSHLKAHLRTHTGERPFPCTWPDCSKKFARSDELARHYRTHTGEKKFGCPLCDKRFMRSDHLMKHARRHSNFQPAMLKRQPGAASTPAGSSNRPGSLSDYSRSDASSPTLSPANSP is encoded by the exons ATGGAACACTTTGCAGCAGAGTGCCTTGTATCAATGTCCAGCCGTGCAATTGTCCATGGTCCTAAAGGGAATAGAGACATCAAACCCGAAGCTGCGACTGCTCCCAGGAGCGGAGAGGAGACTAAAGAACCTCTGGTGAAGGACAACTCTTCTCTTTTTGTAGTGGCTAGAATTTTGGCGGATTTCAATCAACAGACCCCAACAAATTTTGCCGATCAGGCAAAAATAAAAGAGGAAAGCATGCCACCGACCCTGACAAGAGATGATGGAAACTCTGCCACACCTACCACCATCTCCGTCGACTCTGCTCTTAAACAAAGAGGCAAACGATTGAGGGGACGAATTGAACAAGAATCCccacagaaaaagcacaaatgcaACTATTCAGGTTGTGAAAAAGTTTATGGCAAATCGTCCCATCTCAAAGCTCACCTAAGGACACATACAG gAGAGCGGCCCTTCCCCTGCACTTGGCCCGACTGCAGTAAGAAGTTCGCCCGCTCAGACGAGCTCGCCCGGCACTACCGCACCCACACGGGTGAGAAGAAGTTTGGCTGCCCCCTGTGTGACAAGCGATTCATGAGGAGCGACCACTTGATGAAGCACGCCCGTCGCCACTCCAACTTCCAGCCAGCCATGCTGAAGAGGCAGCCTGGGGCAGCCAGCACGCCCGCTGGGAGCAGCAACCGCCCGGGCTCTCTGAGCGATTACAGCCGCTCAGATGCCTCCAGCCCCACCCTCAGCCCAGCCAACTCGCCTTAA